The genomic window ATGGTTGGAACCGCATTTCGGGCATACAAAATCAAAAGGCGGGTTTTCGATGGTATGCTCTACTTCCAGCGGAAATTCTTCATTTTCTTTATAGTCCAGCAAAGCCTGATGGGCTTTTTCAAGGTCTTCCTCAAATACCTGCAGCTGGATACCCCCAACCGCCTGAGACAGGAGCCAGTCCGACTGGATCAGCTGCTCGTTCGCAATAAAACTGTTGATGCCGCTTTCCGCCAGGATCTGTTTGTCACGGTTCGCCTGAAGCGCCGTTTCGTAGAATTTGAATTTTACAAGCTCGCTCATTTTAGAATCTGCTGGATAACTGAATTTTAGTAAATACCTTCTTCGTATACAATGGGAATTCGGCATTCTGAAGCCACCCGAAATATCCAAGATCTTTCTTGAAGACAACTTTTACACATTGCCCTTTATACTTCCCGAAGTTGAATACTTCCTCCAGTTTTTCGTTGTACCCGATAAATCCGGCAAGGTCTGCGTGTTTGTTGTGGAAGGTAAATTCACTAAGCGGACCGATTTCATTCGGGATATCGTCATATTTTCCGACCTGCGCGTCCAATACTTCAAAAGTAGCCATCACATCGGCTTCCGCAGAGTGTGCGTTTTCCAATGTTTTTCCGCAATAGAACTGGTACGCGGCACTCAGGTTTCTCGGTTCTTTTTTATGGAAAATCGTCTGGGCATCCACCAGTCTGAATTTGCTCAGATCAAAATCGATTCCTACCCGCAGCAGTTCTTCAGCCAATAGAGGAACATCGAAACGGTTGGAGTTAAAGCCGCCAAGATCACTTCCGGCAAGCATCTCCATAATTTTCGGAGCGATTTCTTTGAAGGTTGGCGCATCTTTTACATCCTCGTCGTAAATCCCGTGGATTTCACTGCATTCTTTCGGGATCGGCGTTTCAGGATTTACCCTCCAGGTCTTGCTCTCCCTGGAAGCGTCAGGATTTACTTTTAGGATACAGATTTCCACGATCCGGTCTCTCCCGATGTTGGTTCCTGTCGTTTCTAAGTCGAATATGCAAAGCGGTTTATGTAATTTTAAATTCATTTTAATTTGCTTTTAGCTAATGGCGGGTTGCTTTCGCGCCTATGTTTATTTTTTAATTTTAGAATATTTCAATTTGAGAACAGAATTTCTGTCTTCTATCATTTTACTTTAATTGTTTCTGAAAGATCAGAGAAATCAGGATATAATAAATGATGACTAAAGGAATTCCGACCGTTTTAAAGATAAGTAAAATAAGAACAGCTCCGACCAATAGAGCTATCTTCGGATAATTATCCTCCAACTTCATCGATTTGAATTTCATGGCGATCATTTTCAAAGGCGAAATTAAAAGCCATGATGAAAAGACGGTTGAAATAATAAGAAACAATTCATTGTTCAATAGAAAAGGAAAGCTCTGATTTTCTTTAAAAGCATAATACAGCCCGAAAATCAAAATCGTATTGCTCGGCGTATTCAATCCTTTAAAATAATATTTCTGTTCTTCATCCAGATTGAAAATAGCCAGCCTCAAACAGGAAAACAGGGTAATTAACAATCCGAAATATTTTATCTCAAAAGGCAATGAGAAGCCAAGTACATCGGTACTGAAAGGTTCAAGCATTTTAAACATCGTCAAACCCGGAACCAGCCCGAAGCTCACCATATCCGCCAGAGAATCCAGCTGTGTTCCCAGATTGGAATTGGCCTTCAGAGCCCGTGCTACAAAACCGTCAAAAAAATCAAGAACCAATGAAAACAGGATGCAGATGGCTGTGGTCTGATAATCGCCCAGGATAAGATGGATCGCGCCTACACATCCGGAAAACAGATTCCCTAGAGTAATGGCGTTGGCCAGATTGTTTTTGATAAAATTCATAAATACAAAATTAAAACAATTAATTAATTTATCAGCGGAACAAGAGCACAATGTATCAGTCTAACCATGTAACAATATAACCATCTTTTGATCTAACGGCAGTACAGTAATCTGATAATGTATTAATTATTGAAGTCAGCAGGTATTTCGTTACATTATAACATTGCTACACTATTATATTGCTACACTGCTACATTATTAAATTGTTTCATTATTTGATGTAAATTTGCACCATGAAATTTTTTAAAGAATTTAGAAAACAGGAGGTTCTGGTGCTGTTGTACAGAATCTTTCTGGCTTATTTCTTCTACCAGATGGCGAGATTCCTTTTTTGGTTTTTCAACAGAGGACTGATCAAAATAGATTCCGTTTCAGAATATTTCAGCCTGGCGTATCACGGGATTGCTTTTGATACGACGGCCATTTTATATGTTAATGCTCTTTTTATCTTTCTCAGCCTCATTCCGATTGTTGTTAATACAAAAAAAGGATATCAGAAATTCCTGTTTTGGCTGTATTTTATCACCAACGGAATTACCTATGCCATGAATTTCGGGGATTTTGTGTATTTCAAATTTTCCCAGATGAGGCTGACTTCGGCGGCCATGCAGGTAGCGAAACATGAAGACAATATGTTCCGGGTTTTTACGGCCTCCATTATTCAGAACCCTTTTATCCTGTTGTGGTTTGTGTTGTTAATGGCGTTATGGGTTTTTCTGTATAAAAAAGTAAGAGTCAATGAGCGGAAGCCCGTTAAGCTTGTGCCGTACTTTATCTGGTCGGTTTTGGTGCTCTGTCTCACGGCGGTTCTGGCTGTTGGCGGAATCCGGGGAGATTTCAAGCACAGTACAAGGCCCATCAATCTGGTGGATGCCAACCGGTTTGTCAGGCTGCCTTCGCAGGGAAATGTCGTTTTAAACAGTACCTTTTCATTTTTCCGGACTTTAAATACGAATAATTTTAAAGAAGTTCATTTCGTAGATCAGAAATTCATAGATGAAAATATACATCCTTACAAAGTATACCAGCGGAACGTCGTTTCCAAACCCAATATTGTTATTTTTATCGTGGAATCCTTCGGAAGGGAATATTCAGGAGCGTTTAATAAAGATAAAAATATAAAAGATTACGTTTCTTATACCCCGTTTATCGACAGTCTGGCCAGCGAAAGCCTTATTTTCCCAAATACTTTTGCCAACGGAAGACAGTCGATCCACGGCATGAGCTCCGTGCTGGCCGGGATACCAAGCCTTACCGATGCGTTTACCAGCTCACCGTATTCCAACCAGAAAATCCAGTCGATTGTTTCGGTGTGCAACGATATGGGCTACGATACGTCTTTCTATCATGGGGCTCCGAATGGTTCCATGGGCTTCCTGGGCTTCGGGAATATCCTGGGGTTTAAGCATTATTTCGGAAAAACGGAATACAACAACGACCAGGATTTCGATGGGATCTGGGCGATCTGGGATGAGCCGTTCCTGCAGTATTTTGCCAGAAATGTCGGGAAAAAACAGCCTTTTATGGCAACGGTATTTACTGCTTCTTCCCATCATCCTTTTAAAATCCCTGAAAAATACAAAGGGAAATTTAAAAAAGGGAAAATTGTAATGCACGAGCCGATCGAGTACACCGACTATGCGATTAAAAAATATTTCGAAACGGCAAAAAAACAGCCGTGGTATCATAACACGATTTTTGTATTTACCGGCGACCATACCAATGAAATGTATTATCCGGAATATGAAAAAGCCATGAACCGCTTTGCCGTTCCCCTTATTTTGTATTCTCCGAATCCTGAATATCATTTAAAAGGTGTAAATCCTGAACTGGCGCAACAGATCGATATTTATCCGACACTGGCCGATTTAATCGGCTACAATAAGAAAATCAGAAGCTGGGGAAGAAGCCTGGTGAGCGAGAAGCAGTATCAGCCAATTATTGCCAATTCCGACGGAACGGTAGAACAGTTCATTATCGGAAATTACATTTACCGTTTTGACGGAAAGGAAATTGTAGGCATTTTTGATAAGAATGACCTCGGACTGGAAAAAAATCTGATGTCCTCATCGAAAGAAAATGAAGAGGTAGCAAGAGGTAAGAAAATAGCAAAAGCCTGGTTCCAGGATTATATGGACCGGGTAATCAACAGAAAACTAAATTAAATAAATAATAGAGGTATTCTTATTTTTTTGGAATATCCTTTGTAATATATGCTGGGTATAATAAAATTTTTTGCGGTTTTAAAATTAATTTATATTTTTAGCAATATATAAAAGTAAAAAATTACTGTACTAAAATTTAAAAGATAAGAATATGAAAAAATTGTTGTTAACCTTCGTACTGTCGCTATTCGGCGTAATGACCTTTGCACAGATCGAGGGAAAATGGAAAACCATAGATGACGAAACAAAACAGGCAAAATCGATTGTGGAAATCTATAAAAGAGGAGATCAGTATTACGGGAAAGTGTACCAGCTTCTGATCAAGCCGGCCAATCCGAACTGTACGGAATGTAAAGATGACCGTAAAAACAAGCCGATTCTGGGACTGGAGATCATCAGAGGACTGAAAAAAGACGGTAACGAATTTACAGACGGAACCATTACCGATCCTAAAACCGGTAAAACCTATAAGTGTACCATCAAAAGAGAAGGCGATAAGCTAAACGTACGAGGGTATTTGGGGATCTCTGCTTTTGGCAGAACGCAGACTTGGCAGAAAGTGAATTAACCTGATCAGGATTAATTAAAATTAATAGACGGCATTTCAACAAATGAAATGTCGTTTTTTTTATGTAAATAATAAAAAAACACTACTTTTGTACTCTAAATTTTTCAAATAAATATGGCAGAATATACTTTTCGTGAGGTAATTGCACAGGCAATGAGCGAGGAAATGCGTAAAGACGAATCTATCTTTTTAATGGGGGAGGAAGTTGCAGAATACAACGGTGCATATAAAGCTTCAAAAGGAATGCTTGATGAATTTGGTCCTAAAAGAGTAATCGATACCCCTATCGCTGAGCTTGGTTTTACAGGGATTGCTGTAGGTGCTGCGATGAACGGTAACAGACCAATTGTAGAGTATATGACCTTCAACTTCTCGCTGGTGGGTATTGATCAGATTATCAATAACGCCGCAAAGATCCGTCAGATGAGCGGCGGACAGTGGAATTGTCCTATCGTTTTCCGTGGTCCTACGGCATCTGCAGGTCAGTTGGGAGCTACCCATTCCCAGGCTTTCGAAAACTGGTTTGCAAATATTCCGGGACTTAAAGTTGTGGTTCCTTCAAACCCTTACGATGCGAAAGGATTATTGAAAACTGCGATCCAGGATAACGATCCGGTGATTTTCATGGAATCTGAGCAGATGTACGGAGACAAAATGGAAATTCCTGAAGAAGAATATTACCTACCGATCGGAAAGGCAGACATCAAGAAAGAAGGTACCGATGTAACGTTGGTTTCTTTCGGGAAAATCATGAAACTGGCAATTCAGGCAGCTGAAGATATGGAGAAAGAAGGGATTTCTGTAGAAGTAATCGATCTTAGAACCGTTCGTCCTCTGGATTACGATACGGTTTTAGCTTCCGTTAAAAAGACAAACAGACTGGTTG from Chryseobacterium sp. SORGH_AS_0447 includes these protein-coding regions:
- a CDS encoding pyruvate dehydrogenase complex E1 component subunit beta, whose translation is MAEYTFREVIAQAMSEEMRKDESIFLMGEEVAEYNGAYKASKGMLDEFGPKRVIDTPIAELGFTGIAVGAAMNGNRPIVEYMTFNFSLVGIDQIINNAAKIRQMSGGQWNCPIVFRGPTASAGQLGATHSQAFENWFANIPGLKVVVPSNPYDAKGLLKTAIQDNDPVIFMESEQMYGDKMEIPEEEYYLPIGKADIKKEGTDVTLVSFGKIMKLAIQAAEDMEKEGISVEVIDLRTVRPLDYDTVLASVKKTNRLVVLEEAWPFGSVASEITYMVQQKAFDYLDAPIKRITTPDAPAPYSSALFAEWFPKLEKVKEEIKKAMYVK
- a CDS encoding LTA synthase family protein; the protein is MKFFKEFRKQEVLVLLYRIFLAYFFYQMARFLFWFFNRGLIKIDSVSEYFSLAYHGIAFDTTAILYVNALFIFLSLIPIVVNTKKGYQKFLFWLYFITNGITYAMNFGDFVYFKFSQMRLTSAAMQVAKHEDNMFRVFTASIIQNPFILLWFVLLMALWVFLYKKVRVNERKPVKLVPYFIWSVLVLCLTAVLAVGGIRGDFKHSTRPINLVDANRFVRLPSQGNVVLNSTFSFFRTLNTNNFKEVHFVDQKFIDENIHPYKVYQRNVVSKPNIVIFIVESFGREYSGAFNKDKNIKDYVSYTPFIDSLASESLIFPNTFANGRQSIHGMSSVLAGIPSLTDAFTSSPYSNQKIQSIVSVCNDMGYDTSFYHGAPNGSMGFLGFGNILGFKHYFGKTEYNNDQDFDGIWAIWDEPFLQYFARNVGKKQPFMATVFTASSHHPFKIPEKYKGKFKKGKIVMHEPIEYTDYAIKKYFETAKKQPWYHNTIFVFTGDHTNEMYYPEYEKAMNRFAVPLILYSPNPEYHLKGVNPELAQQIDIYPTLADLIGYNKKIRSWGRSLVSEKQYQPIIANSDGTVEQFIIGNYIYRFDGKEIVGIFDKNDLGLEKNLMSSSKENEEVARGKKIAKAWFQDYMDRVINRKLN
- a CDS encoding phosphatidylcholine/phosphatidylserine synthase translates to MNFIKNNLANAITLGNLFSGCVGAIHLILGDYQTTAICILFSLVLDFFDGFVARALKANSNLGTQLDSLADMVSFGLVPGLTMFKMLEPFSTDVLGFSLPFEIKYFGLLITLFSCLRLAIFNLDEEQKYYFKGLNTPSNTILIFGLYYAFKENQSFPFLLNNELFLIISTVFSSWLLISPLKMIAMKFKSMKLEDNYPKIALLVGAVLILLIFKTVGIPLVIIYYILISLIFQKQLK
- a CDS encoding DUF2147 domain-containing protein, which encodes MKKLLLTFVLSLFGVMTFAQIEGKWKTIDDETKQAKSIVEIYKRGDQYYGKVYQLLIKPANPNCTECKDDRKNKPILGLEIIRGLKKDGNEFTDGTITDPKTGKTYKCTIKREGDKLNVRGYLGISAFGRTQTWQKVN
- a CDS encoding 3'-5' exonuclease, with product MNLKLHKPLCIFDLETTGTNIGRDRIVEICILKVNPDASRESKTWRVNPETPIPKECSEIHGIYDEDVKDAPTFKEIAPKIMEMLAGSDLGGFNSNRFDVPLLAEELLRVGIDFDLSKFRLVDAQTIFHKKEPRNLSAAYQFYCGKTLENAHSAEADVMATFEVLDAQVGKYDDIPNEIGPLSEFTFHNKHADLAGFIGYNEKLEEVFNFGKYKGQCVKVVFKKDLGYFGWLQNAEFPLYTKKVFTKIQLSSRF